A region of the Ctenopharyngodon idella isolate HZGC_01 chromosome 2, HZGC01, whole genome shotgun sequence genome:
ttgttttggatcattgtcctgatggaagatccaaccacggaccattattggatttctagcagaagcggtcaggttttgatattttatctgttggtatttgatataatccatgatgccatgtatctgaacaagatgtccaggacctccagcagaaaaataggcccacaacattaaagatccagcagtatatttaaccgtgggcatggggcaCTTTTTATcaatgtgtgcaccaaacccatctggtcccgtttgaagttccagtcgtgtctgacaactgaatatgctgcagattgtttctggatgagcgaggaggatttttattgaaaccctcccgaacaacttgtggggatgtaggtgctgtttgatctttttttttttaggctttctgagactcaagactcaactaatctctgcaattctccagctgtgatccttggagagtctttgtccactcaaactctcctcctcaccgtgcattaggacgatttagacgtGCTTCGTCTTCTCGTGCTCGTCTTCTGCTGGGTCGTCCTGTCTCCTGCTTTCTCGGTGGTCTCTCCAGCCTGTGTGTCTGCTGTCGTGTGAGCAGATACAGCGAGAGCCACCAAACAGTTTCCTCAAACTGTCACCAGTTACTTTGACTGTTATTTTTGGTGTCTCAGGTTTCACCCTGAATAAACTTGTTCTTTTGTTCACCGCAACTTGAGTCCTCCTTTCATTCACCTCATGAcagggagtgcgctgtgattggatGATGGTCTGTGacaaatatacttcagagatattttactcataagaatttctaggggtgccattAATTGTGGCCAATATGTATTGGAGAatatcatttatttcataatgtgagtttccccccactttcaattgttttacttcgatgaaaggttagaattttgtgaatttttttgaatgaaagatcaaaaggattaacaatgcagatttattttcacagccgcctttgctcatatttactaagggtgccgatatttgtggagggcactaTAGTAGATAAAGTCTGATGTTACAATTTTATGAAAATTCAGTGTACTAGTCCCGAATGCCTCaagcccctctctctctctctctctctctctctctctcattcttaGTCAGCTAAATGCTACTGTCTGAGCCTGTGTCTTTAGTGATAAGCTATTTATAGTGAATCACAGTGTTTCAGTTGAAAATCATAGACATAGAGATGTTAAAGAAATGATTATCACGAAGAGGGTAATTTGTTAAATGTGTCAAAGTAAAACTGACTTTATGAGGTCTTCAAATACAAACCTTGAATGATAGAAGGTGACATTTTTAACTAATTTATAAATGACCAGTAACTTTTGTCTGATCTTTGTCACCACCATGTGCAGGGCCGATGGCTCCGGTCACAGATGTAGCAGAACACTACACTGAATGGACGGTTGTGATAACTAAATTCACTGAGTATAACCTCAGTACTGATACGTTTCTGCTTTGaagataaaatacataaaactcACAGATAGACACAGATATTGTGCAGATACTTTCAGTAGGAAACAGTAGACATTCATGTTATTTTAGAGGTGGTTTGTGACATACATAATGAATTAATGCTGATGGGAAATGAGGAAATGTGCGATCTCTACTGAATCTCTTAGTAACAAGCTTTTGAAAACAGAGTAAAAATCTCCCACATCCACTCAATCAGGGAAGAGTTTTCTAACGGCAGAAACCAAACCATTATGATCCTCAGTAGAAGTGCTTCAAGTTCAATCCTTCATGACTGAAACTTTaaagaatgcattaaaactGTATTGTTTATCATTTCAGCTATTATAATCTTTTAAATCATCATACGTGAAATATATGCATCACGTGGCTTTTGTGTTCATGATCAACATGTTAATGAAAGTGTTCattactgtcattatttaccatTAAGATCAGATGTGTTTGATTATTCTGCTGTGAAAAACTCTAGTGTTCACCATATCTGAACATCAATTAGGTTTTCACCAATATTAATAGATATTAACAacataattaaacatttgaaacacacatttgtaatgatttgTAAATCTTTAACAGAATTatactttataataaataatttaacagaattATAACAGAATTATACTTTatgataataaattataataacagTTATTATACTTTACATTTATCACTTCATCAAGTGTCAGTAATTAGAATCAGAGTTAAATTAGTGAACATTATTAAAGCAGAGCAGAATCAAACTAACTGACGGATCGATGTGGAGCTTTGAGATTTTGTTTTCAGTAGTAAAAGTTGCTGTAAggttttgtctttattttgctCTCACTGCataatcataattataattaattggTAAACTTACAGAATGACAAAATCTGAGTATTATATCACTGTACACATTTTCCTTTCTAGAACACTTgaggctctttttttttttaagtggttTTCTATTTTGAAGTTTGGTTTGCTGATTGCTGATGCGGTTGCGTGTCCATTAAGTGTAAATTATGTTTAATGCATATTTGTTTGATGTTTCCGGAGTGATTCAGGCTATAAAAGAGCGCTGAGCAGCTCATAAACACCATCATCTTCTGATGAGCAGCGTCTTCAGTCCACAGTCTGATTCCCGGTAAGATCATGAGATCATCTCATCGGTGAGTTTATATCATCAACTGTCTTTGTGTTTCAGCCTCTGGAATCACTGTGATCATTTGTGCTTAAACTAGTTTCCTTCAATGAACATTGTGTGTGATTTCAGTACAGCGGATCCAAATGGAAAAACTACAGTTTACTTCAGTTGTCGTAGTTGAGCCGAACCAGTTCTGAAAGTTAGACTGGTTTTTCACTCAAACTATCATTGTTAGTTAATCGTGTCCTTTCAGGTAATCACAGTTTCACACGTTGTATCAGATCGTTTGTCTGTAATCTCAGTCATTTCCTACATCAGATCAACAAgctttaaaatgtgtgtttttacagtgtagccgAATGAAGAGCTCTTCAGACATGTGAAACATCTGTCAGTCTGTGTGCTGCTCCACAAACCTTCTGCTTCGACTCGCTTTGACCTGCAGACCAAACACACAAACTACCTGTCAGTAACGTAAGTTCTTCAAGATTTATTCCTTCATTAATAAACCATTGAACACTTACAGTTGAGCTGTACTGAATATTCACAACAACAGCATTCTTGTGTTATTGTTCAGATGGAGGATTTTCAATCTTTAATCttacatttaatgtatttttagcattttaacatCACACACATCTCCTCTAAAGAAAATGTAAAGCAAACTGAGGAAACTGTATTTCAACAATCACACAGAAAACATGTTATGCCATATAATttttcctattgtttttatcaaagaaaaatatatttttacaataggAAATGAATGCATGTTTTTTAACTAATGACTGGTTTGTTATTTAGTGCTGCCTGTCAAGAGTTCATCAAACAATGACAGAACAAAACACCAGCATCAACGGATCAACTGGAGTCAATAATCACAGTGAACAGACACGTGAGCAAAGGGAATTGATCAGGAAACTTCTCTTTGCAGAGCCATTATTCATCTGGATCATTTCAGTCATTGAGATTCCAATCATGATCTTAACTCTGTTGGCGTTGTGTGCTCTTATCAAATCTCAGCGCTCTGCTTCAGTTTTTGTTATTCATCTGATTCTTTCAGATCTGATTCAGATCATTTGTAAGTTAATGATGACAACTAAATGGACACCAGCACTGCAGGAATGGTTTAGTGAAATCAAGTTATATAAATTGATTAGTGCATATTCTTATAGTTTGATTGTGGGTCTGTATTTTATGGCTTGTGTTGCTTTTGAACGATATCTTCTGGTTTCTCATCCTATCTGGTACAAATCTCATCATTCACTAAAAGTCTCCTGtgttatttctgtgatcatctGGTTTGTTCCTCTGATCTTTGCAGACATAAACTCCGATTATCTGTATTCTAACTATATGCTCCGATCGATCGGCTGTTTTATCCCCTGCCCGATAATcattctgtgttttgttggtaCTCGTCGCGGTCTTTCACACGCAATATCTCTTACTTCTCTAAAGCGACAATTAATTTTGGGAAGTTTGTTCCTGGTGCTGCTGACTTACTCATTTCTCATTCTCCCCTATGTAATCCTGCGTTTTATTGATGCGATTTTTCCCAAGTTGGCGGACagtttattatttgttaaagtttcttctttttttaaaaacctccTGTATCTGAACCCACTCGCTGACTGTTTGTTGTACTTGTTCATGAGGCCTGATGCTGGTGATTTAATGAAGTTTGATCACTGCTGTTGTAGAACTGACACAGCCGGGATGAACATACGATGCTGTAGGATCAACGTTCCCGCAGTAAAACAGGTCCAACAGTCTGCTGGATCCTCCACACACGAGCAGgtttcagtgtgaacactgaTCCAGCATCAGTTCTGATCACTACATCAGTGCagacgcacacatacacataaacacCCTTTATTCTGACTTCATTTCCCCGGTAGACTGACAGATGAACAACATAACGGATGAACAACCCTAACCACTTCCGGTTGAGTGAACGCTGGCGTTTCTGACTGCCGCTATTGGACTATTAATTGGACTCTGTTTCCCTTGGTCTTTTGgagttttattgatttatttatttttatataaacatttggATTATGCACTGGCTCATTTCCTGGATACACTCGCTGTGCCGCTAAACTCTCGTCAGCACAGTTTGTGTGCTTTGCTCAGATACAGGACTGGTTTTCTACTTCGGGGATTTTACTGTTTTGGACTGAACTACTCAAGTAAAGTTTTCATCAACACTTCACCTGCTACAACCTCACTACCTACTGGCCTGCGAGCCCTCGCTGCTTGGATACTCTGTTGACTTGATCTGCTTGATATACCGGTGAGTAAGCCTCCACTTTCTGACCGGTGTATTCATAAAGATCAGTGGGCCGTAGGGGCTGGGTAGTTTTTCACCAAAGTCTGCTCAGTCCCGAACCCGACTGTcgactgtttttattttttattttttgcagtgttttggtGTCGCAGTGTTTAACAGGCTGTGTAAATGGGTTGTTTTTGGCTGCTTTTTCATTTCATTGCCGTTTTAGCAGTTTTGCCGTTCATAAGGCTAAACTCACACTACTCATCTGCTCTGATGTGCATCGGCACTAATAGGAAGCATTCTTATACAACTTTGGAACTGCTGAGTTTAAATTCAACCTCCCGTTTTCCTGCGGAAACCTACGAACTTTGTGCTGCTCTAGGAATTGTACGCCGCCCTCGTTATATTCATCGGGGGTCCCGTCGTACCTATGAGAAGTCTTACACTTGCCATGAATCCAACAGCAGTATTACATCATTCTGGTCAACTACTCGTCGTCGTGCCAAGAGATCGATGGCCATGGGGGGCGGTAACAACAAGGACCATATTCGCTCGTTGGAATACTTATCTATAAAAACTTTATCAGCTTCATCTGAAACTCTGGCCTCCTCTCCTATTAATATGGCACTACTTAATGCCAGGTCTCTTTCTAACAAATCTTTTATATTGAATGACTTTTTTAGCTCCAAGAACTTGGACTTTCTATTTCTGACAGAAACGTGCTTAACCAGAGGGGATGTCATTCCTCTGGGAGAACTGACTCCGGCtaactgcacctttaaaaattCCCCAAGATCTGTTGGCCGCGGTGGCGATCTAGCTACTGTGTACAGAAATCAATATCATTGCAAACTTTTGCTGGTTGATGGTTTTTCAAGTTCTGAAGTGCAGCTAATGAAGATCAATCTAACATGCCCTGTGTTCTGTGCTCATTTACAGACCGCCTAAATATAATAAGGAATTTATTGTTGAATTCTCAAGTTGAATTCTCGTTTAATCTGACACCGTCTACTCATATAAAAGGCCATACTCTTGATCTTGTACTAACCTCTGGTTTTGATGTAACTAATCTTGAGGTATTAGAATCTGGGATCTCTGACCATAGTTTCGTTTTATTTCAATCTCTGCAGCTACATACCACCCTTTCAGCCCCTGTGTGCCGGCACCTTACCCGTGCTTTTCATTCCTCCACTGTCATGCAGTTTGATGAGATATATGCTTCTACTTATCAGTCTCAAATCACAGAAGTTATAACTAGTACTGCAGACACCGCACAGTTGATAGAAATCTTTAATACTACTTGTACTGACATCCTAGACCAGGTAGCCCCTCTCAAATCGCTGAGGTATAAAAACAAGTCAAACACCCAGCCCTGGATTAATGATCATACCCGTTCCATTAGGCAGAAATGTAGGAAAGCAGAATGCAAGTGCAAGAAAGATAAACTTAAAACAATATCAAGTCACTGTCAGGACTGCAAAATCTAATTACCTCTCAGAAATAACTGCTAAAAATGCCCATAGACCCAAGGTAATTTTTAATACAATAGATACTGTTATGAACCCTGCAATGGTTGGCCATCCTACTGCAACCCCTGGGACATGCAAAAAGTTCcttgaatattttgttgataAAATTCAGGATATTAGAACACAAATTGTGGCCCCAGCTGTGACTCCTTCTGAACCTGCGTTGCCTCTAAGCTCTTTCAGGCATTTTGATCCCGTCTCTCTCAATTGGCAGACATAGTTTCATCATTGAAACCTACAAACTGTCCTATGGATGCCATACCATCGCGTTTTCTTAAAACTGTTCTTAGGTCTGTTGCCCCCATCATTTTGGCCATAATAAGCAGCTCTCTGGTGAATGAAATGGTCCCTGCGAGCTTCAAACATGCTGTGGTACAGCCTCtcttgaaaaaaaaactcatctTGACCCAgatgatgtaaataaatataggcctatttcaAAGTTACCATTTCTATCAAAAATTCTAGAAAAGATGGTTTATTTACAGCTCTATTCTTATTTGACCACTTTTAGTATATTCGATACATTTCAATCAGGCTTTAGGTCACTTCACAGTACTGAGACTGCTTTGCTAAAGGTGACCAACGATATTCTGTGTTCCTTGGACACTGGTGATGGTGCTATTTTAATTCTTTTAGATCTCAGCACGGCATTTGACACGATAGatcatttaattttgttaacTCATCTTGAGAGAGTGGTTGGTATCCAGAGGGTTGCCGTTTTTCTCGTATCTCAATCGGCGAACCTTTTCTGTCAGCATTGGTAATCACAACTCATCCTCAACACCGATTACATGGGGCGTCCCACAAGGCTCCATTTTGAGTCCCTTGCTTTTCTCTCTTTATATGCTTCCTCTAGGCTCTATCTTTCAGAAGTATGGCGTCTCTTATCACAGTTATGCAGACGATACACCACTTATCTTCCTGTCAAGCCTAACGATGGTAGCTCCTTAAACAATCTCACCTCCTGCCTTGAGGAAGTAAAGTTGTGGATGTCTGAAAACTTTCTCAAGCTAAATGGGGATAAAACTGAGACAATTGTTTTCGGCTCTTCATTGTGTACTAATATTGTAAATCAGTTAGATACTCAGTCTTTAACCTTGCACGACAGAGTCAAAAATCTGGGTGTCATTTTTGATTCTGACCTACTATTCGATAAGCAGATAAGTGCCGTTATTATGCACTTATCACTTCACGATTGGACTATTGCAATTCCTTATATGTAGGTTTGCCTAAATCCACTCTCCATCACTTGCAATTAGTTCAAAATACAGCGGCTAGACTCCTAGCGGGAGCAGGGAAGAGAGACCACATCGCACCTGTTCTCGCTTCCTTGCACTGGTTACCAGTTGAATACAGAGTCGAATTTAAGGTTTTACTCTATATTTACCAAGAATTGCATGGTCTAGCACCACAGTATATTGTCAATCTCATTCAACCATATTCTGCAGTGAGATCTCTTTGCTCATCAAACCAGTTGCTTCTCTCTGTTCCTCATTCCCATCTAAAGAAACCAAGGGCGAACAGGCATTTGTAACTTCAGCCCCCAAACTGTGGAATGCACTTCTTTTCTCTGTCAGATCCTCTACCACATTATCCACATTCAAATCTAGGTTGAAGACACATCTTTTCTCCCTAGCCTATGGTGTTGCTTGAGAGATAaagggttttatttttattgtagaaATCCAATCTGTATTAGTATGACTTGTTGATTTTAaggctttttttctctctctctttctcttgtttCTGTTACTGTCTGTGTCCTTTCTTTTTCTCAaattgtacagcactttggttcaacatttgttgtttttaaatgtgctttaaaaataaacttgacttgacttgaacatcAAGTAGTTTAATGTCATATTCCTGCTTGTCAGCTAATGTTCATAATGCATGTACATTTATCATATGCAAATAATTACTATTCATGCTATTAAAaagatagttcactcaaaaatgaaaaatgacaatttacTTGTCCTCATGTTGATCAAAAGAAtaacttttctttcttctgtggaatataaaagacaacattttgagattttttaGTCCATATATTGTAAGTCAGTGGacagttttgggtgaacgatcccTAAAAACACTTGATTTCAAGTGCATGAAGTATATCAGAAGTGTACTaagtttatataaaatattatccagTAGTTATTAGTAATATTGTTGTGTTTATAGAAGTGTTTCATATAGCTGACTGTATCATATCGAGTCAGAGACTGTCCTGTATTCTCTCTTTTCTatcattaatataattaaagagCTCCAGTTCTCCTGTATCTgtttctgtctgtgtttgtttgactAATAACAGCTGATCTGAACTGTAAGTGGAGAAGATCAAACCACAGATCAAGATGGAAAGAAAGATGGCAGATGGTTTTCCTGAGAAGATCCATCTTCAGGTAATGAAATCCTGCTGGTCACTTGATGTCAGCTCCAGTACACTCACACTGGTCATCTCACACATGAGTTCCTCTATCTGCGCTCTAGACCCACTACACTTCTCAAAACAGTCATGAACTGCTTATTACCAGACGTCCTGAATATCATTAATCAGTCCCTACAGCAAGGagttttcactcaaattgttaaAACTGCAATTGTTAGGCTGAAGCAGTAATCTTGATTCTTCTGTGCTCAGTAACTACAGACCAATCTCTAATCTTCTTggtaaaataactgaaaaattAGTATCCATACAGCTCAATAACTCAAAATCTCATTGCCAATACACTAAATCAGACATTTCAGTCTggcaccactgtttgacaagtcaagcccccttttcaaggatactttaaagaaaatggacatgtggaaaacaatcagtcatacccttggaataaatgattaaaagtattaacgatgagatcattattccaggctagcaaacagtgtaacattaaattacctcaggtatcagCGCTAGTTTCCACAACATTGTCTTCttttgaaactgcagtgaaaaagaccaggtgttgtttttattccactatattgacttcatcagctaaattcactgttagattagatcgattacactagctattcactggAATCACAGCacgctgaggacatctgctggttaaagcatgtaaatgtaaaaagaacagcaaaaacatgttgaatgacgttcgttggtgtggacgcaaatatagttatcgttcttggtgtgaacgggccttaagacTATTCTCTGCTCttcaaatacaaaaaatgtcAGCCTTTATGAACATAGCGTTTCCTGAGAAAAGAAAacgctgtacttattcaaacatCAGTtctttatgtaagcaataaggtacgagaggctgtgctgtatcgtgaataagtcagtgcctgcaaccccttcagccgtgacttatttaAGATACTGCAcagcctcaagtaccttattgcttttataaaacggttaccacacaatacaaatactaaagccaaaaatatatgtgtataaatgaaactttcatgaagtaaactttcactaaaagccttccttccgccggaaaaaatagtccctgaccgtgaacagcaacagaagttacattattactccattagatggcggcaaagactgtctttatgagtgtgtcagtcagtagtgaagacttttatattgaaaagactgaattgttttgaaagcagaacaagacgcaactgacaaatactttgactagcgctgttagTCACatgaaaaccccttaactgttaaaaggacgaaatgatacatcagacatttaaacagattttttattatgaatataggactgacctgaaggaaaatactaaatctgaatgcaggtataaactcgctcactcaatctctttctcactcttctacataatactgtaagattcaatgaacaatatcaactgagaacatacagt
Encoded here:
- the LOC127505019 gene encoding G-protein coupled receptor 4-like, with translation MTEQNTSINGSTGVNNHSEQTREQRELIRKLLFAEPLFIWIISVIEIPIMILTLLALCALIKSQRSASVFVIHLILSDLIQIICKLMMTTKWTPALQEWFSEIKLYKLISAYSYSLIVGLYFMACVAFERYLLVSHPIWYKSHHSLKVSCVISVIIWFVPLIFADINSDYLYSNYMLRSIGCFIPCPIIILCFVGTRRGLSHAISLTSLKRQLILGSLFLVLLTYSFLILPYVILRFIDAIFPKLADSLLFVKVSSFFKNLLYLNPLADCLLYLFMRPDAGDLMKFDHCCCRTDTAGMNIRCCRINVPAVKQVQQSAGSSTHEQVSV